The stretch of DNA ACTATCACTTCACAACGACCAAGGCGCATATCGTGCTTAATGGTGGTAGAGTCGAGGAAATCTTTATCGACGAAGCGCTAGAGGTAACCAGCAGCCATCCCTTTAAAGGCAATATGGATATCACTAAACTCGAACAGCTGATTGAGCAGCATGGCGCTGATAAAATTCCTTTTGTTCGCCTAGAGGCGGGCACGAACTTGATTGGTGGACAACCACATTCACTGGAAAATATGCGTGAGATTCGCCGAGTTTGTGACCAGGCGGGTTTATTGTTGGTACTGGATGCGAGTCTGTTGGCGGATAATCTCTACTTTATTAAAGCTCGCGAGGAGAGCTGTAAGCAGAAGAGCATTCGTGAGATTACTCGCGAAATATCTGATCTCTGCGACATCATGTATTTCTCGGCACGTAAACTTGGTTGCGCGCGCGGTGGCGGTATCTGTACCAATAATGAAGAAGTGTATTTAAAAATGCGCGAGCTTATTCCATTACTGGAAGGCTTTCTCACCTACGGTGGTATGTCTGTGCGCGAAATGGAAGCTATTACTGTCGGTTTGGAAGAGACCATGGACGACGATATGGTAAATCAAGGGCCGCAGTTTATCGACTTTATGATCTCAGAGTTGCAAAAGAGAGAAGTACCTGTAGTAACTCCTGCCGGTGGTTTAGGCTGTCACATCGATGCGGCGGCCTTCCTGCCTCATCTAGAGCGCACCGAGTATCCTTCCGGGGCACTGGCTTCGGCACTTTATTTGGTCAGTGGCATCCGCGGTATGGAACGTGGGACTATGTCCGAGCAGCGTGAAGAAAATGGTGAAGAAACTTTAGCACACCTTGAGCTATTACGACTGGCAATGCCACGTCGCGTATTCACCATGTCGCATATTAAATACGCCGTTGATCGAATTGCCTGGCTCTATGAGAACCGCAATCTTATCGGTGGTTTGACCTTTGTTGAAGAACCGAAAATTTTGCGATTCTTCTTCGGAAAACTAGCCACCACTTCCAATTGGCAAAGCCAATTGGTCACCAAGTTCAAACAAGATTTTGGTGATAGTCCCTAATAAAAGCCCCTGGTAATAGTGCTGGGTTATTACCACTGCGGTTAAATTGAAATCAGGCCCTGTTTATCGCAAGGCCTGATTTTTTTATCTAATAGGGGTTTAATTAAGTGATATTTTGCTATCAGCCCGCACAGTAATGGTCTGCTATGAGGCGACTTTCACCCTCACCATAAAAAGGTGCAGACCTTCTTTTTCCCTATCTTCCTGCACAGCTTGCGATTTTGGCCAATAGGAAATAAAGATCAACAGATCAGACAAAGAATGGTAGAATGATACGCAGTTTCGTTCCAAAGAGTCTGTTGTATGTCCAATTCCTACTATGAAATCGTAGAGCTAGCCGATGGTGAAATAGCGTTACAGCGCGTTGATGGTGATGGCGAGCCCTTGGTGAGAGTGAGCTTTTCCGATGAGGTGAAGTTTTACCTGCAGGAGCAGTGTGTGGATGTTGCCAAGGCAATGATCAACACGGGCATAAAGATCGTCGGGCAGATTCAGGAAGAGGATATGCCGGAAGAGGATTCCGGCAGGACTTTACATTAGGTCGGTTTCAGCAATCCATTCGATGAGTCATCGTTGAACTACGCTCATGCGAATTTTTGAGTGGGCTCGTGGATTGACATCCAAATAATAATCTCAGCTTACCCGCTGCCGTATAACACCCACCACCAAGCCCTCAATGGCAAACTCTCCGCTTTGTGCATCGACCTTGATAGGCTGGAAATCCTTGTTTTCTGCAATCAGTAAAATTTGCTTCGGTTCCTTTTTATAGCGTTTTACCGTGACTTCATCATTAATTCGCGCAACCACGATCTGCCCATTGGCGATATCCTGCTGTTGTTTTACTGCAACCAAATCACCGTCAAAGATACCCGCATCGATCATACTGTCGCCCTGCACCTTTAATAGATAGTTGGCCGTTGGGGAGAAACAGTTGGCGTTAATATTGGCATAGTGCTCAATATGTTGTTCCGCCAGAATCGGTGAGCCAGCGGCTACACGCCCAATTACAGGTAATCCTTGTGGTATGGTTTCTTCATCGACAACTAGGCGAAGTCCCCGTGATGCGCCATTGATCATTTCGATGACCCCTTTACGCGCCAAAGCTTTTAGATGATCTTCTGCGGCGTTGGCGGAGCGGAATCCTAAATCTCGCGCAATTTCCGCGCGAGTGGGGGGGTAGCCTGTATGGTCGATATGCTTTTTGATGCAAGCAAGCACTTCATTTTGACGAACGGTTAGCTTAACCATACTGAGCCTCTGTTTATTTAAACAGGCTGTGATTATATACAGGAAGAGTTGGTGAAGGCAATAAATCAGTCGTCTTGCCGGAATATACTAATGCGAGGCGTTGCGGATAGCGCTACACTCAATAACAGAAGTACCAATAACGTGACGCAAATTTGTGTGTTGTGAGCGGCAATGGAGTTAAGATGGACGAGAATAAAGTACGTGAAGCATGGCGTGTCTTGCGCATCCAGTCGGAGTTAGTAGTTGGCACTGAAAGCCTAATCAAATTTAGTCGTGCAGTGACTATTTTCGGCAGCGCTCGGCTGGGCGCTGATTCAGATTATTACCACCAAGCGGAAAAGTTGGCCTACGGCATTGCCAAAGAGGGTATTCCGGTGATAACGGGTGGTGGCCCCGGTATTATGGAGGCGGCGAACATTGGCGCCATGACCGCGGATGGGCCAGATGAAGGTGAGTCGATAGGCTTGAATATCATGCTGCCAGCTGAGCAAAGTGCCAACAAATATCAGGATTTGTCGCTTAATTTTCGTTACTTTTTTGTACGTAAATATATGTTTGTTAAGCATGCGATTGCCTTTGTTATATTTCCCGGCGGTTATGGCACCCTTGATGAGCTGTTTGAAGCACTGACGCTGGTGCAGACGGAAAAGATTGTCAAGATACCTATTATTCTGGTCGGCTACGATTATTGGCAAGGTTTGTTGGGTTGGATCGAATCGACAATGATGGCGGAAAACTGTATTGATCAGCATGATCGGGATTTGATTACGGTGGTTGATGATGTGGATGACGTGCTGAAAATTATACTTTCCCATCGAGCCTTGACGATCAATAACTAAAGGAACTGTCTCAATTAATAATGGCTTCTCGAGAACTGATAAAAGTATGCCTTAAAGAGCAAAAGTTACGCTATTACCGAGATGGTGTTTGCCAGCATGCTTATCTGATTTCGTCTGCTGCAAAGGGTGCTGGAGAACATCGAGGTAGTGAGCAGACTCCTTGCGGCGAGCATTATATCCGAGCCAAAGTTGGGGCTGGTCGGCCTGTTAACGCTGTGTTTGTCGGTCGTCGTTTTAGTGGTGAGATCTATAGTGAGCATTTGAAACAGCGGTTTCCCGGACGAGATTGGATATTAACTCGAATTCTCTGGCTCTGTGGACGCGAGGTTGGCAGGAATCGATTAGGCAGTGTCGATAGTATGCGCCGCTACATTTATATCCACGGCACCCCCGATTCTGAGCCTATGGGCGTACCGAAATCCCATGGTTGTATTCGTATGCGTAATCGTAATGTCATTGAGTTGTTTGAACTCGTAT from Pseudomonadales bacterium encodes:
- the lexA gene encoding repressor LexA — translated: MVKLTVRQNEVLACIKKHIDHTGYPPTRAEIARDLGFRSANAAEDHLKALARKGVIEMINGASRGLRLVVDEETIPQGLPVIGRVAAGSPILAEQHIEHYANINANCFSPTANYLLKVQGDSMIDAGIFDGDLVAVKQQQDIANGQIVVARINDEVTVKRYKKEPKQILLIAENKDFQPIKVDAQSGEFAIEGLVVGVIRQRVS
- a CDS encoding tryptophanase, translated to MTDVKLYSGESIPLEMHKAKIIQKLNLPPIDHRLEAISQAGNNTFLLKNRDVFLDMLTDSGVNAMSDQQLSAMMIADDSYAGSETFYRMESKIQDLFNKKFFLPAHQGRACENILCQVFVSPGSIVPMNYHFTTTKAHIVLNGGRVEEIFIDEALEVTSSHPFKGNMDITKLEQLIEQHGADKIPFVRLEAGTNLIGGQPHSLENMREIRRVCDQAGLLLVLDASLLADNLYFIKAREESCKQKSIREITREISDLCDIMYFSARKLGCARGGGICTNNEEVYLKMRELIPLLEGFLTYGGMSVREMEAITVGLEETMDDDMVNQGPQFIDFMISELQKREVPVVTPAGGLGCHIDAAAFLPHLERTEYPSGALASALYLVSGIRGMERGTMSEQREENGEETLAHLELLRLAMPRRVFTMSHIKYAVDRIAWLYENRNLIGGLTFVEEPKILRFFFGKLATTSNWQSQLVTKFKQDFGDSP
- a CDS encoding L,D-transpeptidase, which gives rise to MASRELIKVCLKEQKLRYYRDGVCQHAYLISSAAKGAGEHRGSEQTPCGEHYIRAKVGAGRPVNAVFVGRRFSGEIYSEHLKQRFPGRDWILTRILWLCGREVGRNRLGSVDSMRRYIYIHGTPDSEPMGVPKSHGCIRMRNRNVIELFELVSIGCPVEISES
- a CDS encoding TIGR00730 family Rossman fold protein, translating into MDENKVREAWRVLRIQSELVVGTESLIKFSRAVTIFGSARLGADSDYYHQAEKLAYGIAKEGIPVITGGGPGIMEAANIGAMTADGPDEGESIGLNIMLPAEQSANKYQDLSLNFRYFFVRKYMFVKHAIAFVIFPGGYGTLDELFEALTLVQTEKIVKIPIILVGYDYWQGLLGWIESTMMAENCIDQHDRDLITVVDDVDDVLKIILSHRALTINN